GGAATAATCGCATTGTCGGTGATGCGAATGTGTTCGGGGCAAACTTCGGTACAGCATTTGGTGATGTTACAGAGTCCCGAACCCGCTTTTTCCTTTAGAAATTCCACGCGAGATTCTGTGTCTAGGGGATGCATTTCCAGAGATGCGATCTTGATTAAAAAACGAGGGCCGGCAAACGACTCTTTCTTGTCATGGTTTCTTAAGACATGACAGACATTTTGACAGAGAAAACATTCGATACATTTGTGAAACTCTTGTGAGCGTTCGACATCTTCTTGCTGCATTCTCCAGGTTCCATCGGCTTCAGGGGCTTTGGGTTTGAACGGGGGAATGGTTTTAGCAACTTTATAATTGTAAGAGACGTCGGTCACCAGGTCTCGTATATGAGGGAAGGCTTGCATGGGTGAAATCGTGATGGGTTTTCCTTCAGGAAAAATGTCCATTCGGGTCATGCACATCAAGCGAGGCTGGCCATTGATCTCGGCGCTGCAGGAACCACATTTACCTGCCTTGCAATTCCATCGCACGGCGAGGTCTTGGGCTTGAGTCGCTTGAAGGCGATGCACAACGTCAAGGACGACCATGCCTGGGTCAAGAGGGACGGTATACTCTTGAAAGTTGCCTACGCCGTTTGAACCTCGAAAGATTTTTAATGTTGTGTTAGCCATAGATTCTTTCCTTAAATTAAAAATCAAATATCAAAAATCAAAATGACATATTAAAAATTAAAATGTATCTTTTGCAATGGCGCTAGAAAATTTTTGGATTTTGATTTGTCATTTTGATTTTTGCACTTTGATTTTTGAATTATGATCCATCCAAAAGTTTCTTCAACTCATCTGGAATGGGCGTAATAGGTTCCAGTGCTGTAACAATCTCCCCCCCTTTTTTTCGCACCGTAACGTTCACCTTTCCAAAATTGGGATCCATTTTAGGATAATCATCACGGGCGTGAC
This window of the Chlamydiota bacterium genome carries:
- a CDS encoding succinate dehydrogenase/fumarate reductase iron-sulfur subunit — translated: MANTTLKIFRGSNGVGNFQEYTVPLDPGMVVLDVVHRLQATQAQDLAVRWNCKAGKCGSCSAEINGQPRLMCMTRMDIFPEGKPITISPMQAFPHIRDLVTDVSYNYKVAKTIPPFKPKAPEADGTWRMQQEDVERSQEFHKCIECFLCQNVCHVLRNHDKKESFAGPRFLIKIASLEMHPLDTESRVEFLKEKAGSGLCNITKCCTEVCPEHIRITDNAIIP